Proteins from one Setaria italica strain Yugu1 chromosome V, Setaria_italica_v2.0, whole genome shotgun sequence genomic window:
- the LOC101775699 gene encoding uncharacterized protein LOC101775699, producing MCCGGDGECRPLGWLLGLPFALLAVIVSFVGAIIWIIGLPISCICPCCLCVTLLLEVAVELVKAPLHVMTWFTSKIPC from the exons ATgtgctgcggcggcgacggcgagtgcCGGCCCCTGGGGTGGCTCCTGGGCCTTCCCTTCGCGCTCCTCGCCGTCATCGTCTCCTTCGTCGGCGCCATCATCTGGATCATCGG GCTGCCCATCTCGTGCATCTGCCCCTGCTGCCTGTGCGTgacgctgctgctggaggtggcCGTCGAGCTCGTCAAGGCGCCGCTCCATGTCATGACATGGTTCACCTCCAAGATACCCTGCTGA
- the LOC101775292 gene encoding uncharacterized protein LOC101775292 — MLPLRRLPPLPLPRGPAPRRLLSAAASAAASPSPLPWPGLHAWRRAPPSDLRTWGPDGPCASDAEEAAGAPPEPDAGAGSSLAEMGALVLSTADPLAKARLTHAAFSRWVAGLPVGQATAPDHPARPDKPLVVTQKEMTTHKEMRVPLNAYMLHNLAHVELNAIDLAWDTVVRFAPLRDTLGDGFFADFARVADDESRHFRWYSQRLAELGFSYGDMPVHNLLWRECAKSSSDVSARLAVIPLVQEARGLDAGPRLVQRLFGFGDHRSADIVARVAEEELAHVSVGLYWFLKVCQMMGRDSGDTFKDLIKEYGVVLKGPFNYPARDEAGIPREWYDEKFKQESAQKLEEVHDRLACIVEMEKENASLND, encoded by the exons ATGctcccgctccgccgcctccccccgcTCCCACTGCCACGCGGCCCCGCACCCCGTCGCCTCCTGTCAGCCGcggcatccgccgccgcctccccctcgccGCTCCCATGGCCGGGCCTCCACGCCTGGCGCCGGGCACCGCCCAGCGACCTCCGCACGTGGGGCCCCGATGGCCCCTGCGCCTCCGAcgccgaggaggcggccggggcCCCGCCCGAACCTGACGCCGGCGCGGGCTCGTCGCTGGCGGAGATGGGTGCGCTGGTGCTGTCCACCGCCGACCCCCTCGCCAAGGCGCGGCTCACGCACGCCGCCTTCTCCCGGTGGGTCGCCGGGCTCCCCGTCGGCCAGGCCACGGCCCCCGACCACCCTGCCAGGCCCGACAAGCCCCTCGTG GTGACGCAGAAGGAGATGACCACGCACAAGGAGATGCGGGTGCCGCTCAACGCGTACATGCTGCACAACCTGGCGCACGTCGAGCTCAACGCCATCGACCTCGCGTGGGACACCGTCGTGCGGTTCGCGCCGCTCAGGGACACGCTGGGAGACGGCTTCTTCGCGGATTTCGCTCGTGTGGCAGACGACGAGAGCCGCCACTTTCGGTGGTACTCGCAGCGCCTAGCTGAGCTTGGGTTCAG TTATGGTGATATGCCAGTTCACAATCTTCTTTGGAGGGAATGTGCAAAGTCGTCAAGTGATGTTTCTGCACGATTGGCTGTGATTCCTTTGGTTCAG GAAGCTAGAGGCCTTGATGCTGGACCAAGATTAGTCCAAAGGTTATTTGGTTTTGGGGATCATCGATCAGCAGATATTGTGGCAAGAGTAGCAGAGGAAGAGCTTGCACATGTTTCTGTAGGTTTGTATTGGTTTCTGAAAGTATGCCAAATGATGGGTCGTGATTCTGGTGATACTTTTAAAG ACTTGATAAAGGAGTATGGTGTTGTATTGAAGGGTCCATTTAACTATCCGGCTCGTGATGAAGCTGGTATACCTCGAGAGTG GTATGATGAGAAGTTTAAACAGGAATCTGCACAAAAACTTGAAGAG GTGCATGATAGACTAGCTTGTATTGTTGAGATGGAGAAAGAGAATGCAAGTTTGAATGATTAA